Sequence from the Actinomyces slackii genome:
TCATGCTGGCCGTCACCGGCTGGAGCCCCGGCGGGAGGCTGGCGGGGGTGCGCTTCGTGGGCGCCCGGAATCTGCGCCCCTCGCCCCTGGGGGTCTTCCTGCACGGCGATCTCACGCTCGTGGTCATGGTTCCCACGCTGGGCCTGGGCGGCATCGCCCTTCTGCGCTCCGTGGCCAAGGACCCCGAGGGGCGGGGATGGCATGACCGCATTGCGGGCCTGGTGGCCATCACCACCCGGGGCGGGTCGGCCTCCCAGTCCGCGACGGGCCCAGCGGGCGCGACGGGCGCGCCCTCCCACAAGCAGCCCTCCCAGACCCGCTCCACCACGGGGCGGGCCGGACAGGCCGGACGGGCCGGACAGACCGCTGCAGGCCCGCCCGCTGGGCGATCCGCCTCCGCGCAGCCCCCGGCCGGATCGCCCGCGGCCCGGCGGCCTGCCGCGAGCAGGCCCGAGGAGTCGACTGTGACCAAGGAGACACAGCCGGCGGAGGCATCCGCCACCGGGACCAGGCCGGAGTGGCGCCACCGCGCCGCCGGCCCGGCCGCTCCAAGCGACCGCGGTCCCGGCCGCGCCGGCGCGAGCCCGCCTCCCAGCGGTGGGCGGCCCCATGCGGTCGCCCCCGGATCCGCCATGGCGACGCCTGCCAGCGCGCCCGCCTCGAGGGCCCCTCGCACCCCTGAGGATCTGGGACGCGCCACGGCCCGCCCCAGCGCATCCGCCTCGAGCTCACCGTCCTCAGATTCAGGCGCGCTGGACGCAAACCCCGTACCATCGCAGGCGATGGAAGCACGACACGCCAAAGACCAGTCCGGAGCGTCCCAGTCGGGGCAGGCGGCCTCGCCCGCGGCGCCGTCGCCCACCCCGCAGGGCCCGGTTCCTCAGCGCGAGAGCCTCTTCGCCGCGGAGCGCTACAGCTTCTCCGGCTCCAGGCGGCGCAATGCCGATGTGGCCCACACCTTCGACACGGCGAGGATCCTGCAATCCACCGAGCACTCCACCCAGGCCCTCATCGACTCGGTGCCCTGGTCCTCTGTGCCGACCTCGCTGGACTCCACGACCATGGACTCCCTGCCCGACCAGATCCGCTCGGCGATGCAGGACGACAGCGATCAGGGCGCCACGGAGCAGTTCACCCTGCCCGGTGATCCGCTCCCGCTCCGCTCCACCTCGGCGGATGGCCAGCCGCAGAGCATCAGGCCCATGGCCATGCCCTCGCCGACGTCGCCCTCGCCGACGTCGCCCTCGCCGACGTCGCCCTCGCCGACGCCCAGCGGCTCCGGCAGCCCCAACCTGCTCGACCCCAACGAGGTTCCCCGCACGGATGCGGCCTCTCCGGCCGCTCCCGCCACGCCTCCGAGCCCGGCGCCCCGGATCGCTCCCAGAACCGCGCCGATCCCGCCGGCCTCCGTGCCGCCCGCCGCGTCCAGCGGTCCGTCCAGCGGTCCCTCCCGGCACGCGGCGGCCGGACCGACCGATGCCTCACCGGCCAGCCCCTACGGGCCCTTGTCGCCCGCAGCAACCGCCTCCCCCGCAGCGCAGGGCTCGCCGTCGACCGCCTCCGACGACCTGGCGACCCCCGCCCAGCCGGCGCTGATCTCCACCCCCTTGGAGCCCAGCTCCTCGGCGGGAATGGCACCGCCCAGCCGGGGCACTCGCCGTGGTGCTCACGCCGCTCCGCAGGCCGCCCGGCCCCAGGGCTCGGATTTCTCCCCGCGCCCCGTGCCGGAGGCCCTGGAGCCCAAGGCCGACTCCTCAGCACCCTCAGCGCCCTCAGCGCCCTCAGCGCCCTCGTCCTCCGCGCGCCCGGCCATCCGCCGGCCGGTTCCCCCCACCATGGAGGTGCCTCGGATCTCCCGGCGCCGCCAGGCCAAGAGTCAGGCCTCGGCAGGGCGCCCAACCCCGCCGCTGCCCGGCACCATGCCTCAGCCGCCGCGGGCGTCGGCCTCCAGCCCGCCGCTGTCCGTTCGCCTCATCCCCCTGCTGGGCGGGGACCCGATCGTCATCCACGAGCCCACCGTCGTGGGTCGGGATCCTGACAACATCTCCTCCTACCAGGGCGCTGAGCGCGTGGCGCTCGATGACCCCACGCGCTCGGTCTCCAAGACCCACGCGGCCATCTTCCCGCTGCTGGACGGCATCTGGGTGACGGATCTGCACTCGACCAACGGCACCCGCGTGGAGGGCAAGGACGGCTCGGCCACTCATGCCGATCCTGATGTCGCCATGCCGGCCATGGACGGCTCGACCGTGTTCTTCGGGCGCATCGGCTTCCGTGTCGAGGTGATCTGAGCGACCGGCCCGCAGGGCCCCCTCGTGTCCAGCCGCCTTGCGCCGGAGCGCGGCTCGCGGGCCTGGGCATGCCCCGCCTGCCCCGTCAGCCGCGGGACGACGGCGCGGAGGTCAGCGGGGCTCAGGGGGTGTCGATGCAGGCGGTCACCGAGGGCGAGGACTTGCCGTCGTCGCGCACGGCGGAGACCTCCAGGCAGGTCCGCCCGGAGCGGGCCGGGATGGAGGCCGTCGTGGTCTTGGTGGGCTCGACATCCGTCTTCTCACCGGGAACCACCTCCCGGTAGAGATAGCTGCCCTTCCACTCGGGGCTGGGAGCATCCCAGGTGAAGACCACGGAGCCATCCTCCTCCACCTCGCCGCGCAGATTAGTGGGGGGCTCCACCGCCGCCTCGACAGGGCTGACCTTGGGCGGTGCGATGGTCTGGAAGGTCGAGTTGCCCCCCGCGCTCTCCCGCTGCTGGGCGACGACGATGGCCCCGATGACCAGGGCGACCAGGACCAGGCCGGCCACGATGGCGACCACCAGTCGCCAGCGGCTCTCGCGCGCCGGGGCGGCCTCCTCCTCTGACTCCTCGTCGTAGCCGATGGGGCGCGGGAGCTGGGGGCCGGGGCTGTCATCCACCCGCATGGCCATGCCGTCGCTGGTGATCTCCACGCGGGAGAACACCCCCATGTGGGTGGCCTCGTCCTCCTCCTCGGGCCGCTGGGGACGGGCCGTCGTGGCCTCGGCCTCATGGAAGAGGTCGACGGTGGTGATGGGCAGGTCGAGCTCGGCCTGGACCTGTTGGAGCGCACGGGCGAAGGCCAGGGCGGTGGGGTAGCGGGACTCGGGGTTCTTGTCCATGGCCACGGACAGGACCCGGTGCAGGGAGGGGGGAGCGTCCTGGCGCCCCAGGGGCGGCAGCGGATCCTTGACGATCCTGCGGGAGAGCTCGTAGACATCGGGCGCCCCATCAACCTCGAAGGGGCTGCGGCCGGTGAGCATGGCGAAGGTGGTGGCGCCCAGGGAGTAGACGTCGGAGGCGGGGTTGGCCGAGCGCATCCCCACCAGCTGCTCGGGCGGGGCCCAGGGCACGCTCATGCCCCGCAGCTCCTCGGAGCCCTCCGGGCCGCTCATCGCTGAGATGCCGAAGTCCGAGAGCACGGGGCGGCGATAGGTGGTGAACAGGATGTTGGCGGGCTTGATATCCCGGTGAACGATCCCGGCACGGTGCGCCGTCTCAACGGCCCCGGCGATCTGGATGGCGATGGACAGGGCCTCGCCCACGTTGAGAGCGCCCTGGCGCAGGATCGCCCCCAGCTGCGGCGGCGGGCAGTACTCCATGACCAGGAAGGGATGCCCGTCCGTGGAGACGCCGGCACCGTAGATGGACAGGATGGCCGGGTGCGAGGAGACCCGGGCCATGAGGTTGGCCTCGGACTCGAAGCGACTGGCCGTCCTGTCCTCCACGTCCGCATTCATCACCTTGACAGCGACCTCGCGGCGGGGCATCTGCTGCTCGAACAGGTATACCGTCGAGTAGCCCCCCGCCCCGAGGTCGCTGAGATAGGTGAAGCCCGCGATGACCGGGGGCGTCCCGTGGCGTTCGAGCATCAAGGCAGATTCTCAAAGGTGAGGGTCTGACCGTCGCCGAGATCCAGCACATCACCGCTGCGCAGGAGCACGGGGTTGGAGGCGGCCAGGCGCACCGAGGCCTCTCCCTCGCGGTTGAGAATGGTTCCGTTGCAGTTGCCCAGGTCCTGGGCCAGCACGCTCCACGCATCGAGCTCGATGAGGATGTGATTGCGTGAGACCAGCTGGTTGGGGCTGGGGATCTGCAGCGGAAGCACCGGGACGTCGGCCACCGAGGAGACGGAGTCCGCCACCGGGCCCCGCCCCACCAGCACGGGCTGGCTCAGTGCCACCGACTCCCCCGCCGAGGTGACCATCCGCCCCAGAGGCGGGCAGGCCACCGACTTGGCCGGGCGGTTGAGCTCGGCCCCGCACTCACGGCAGGTGGTGTAATTGGTGGGGTTGGGGTGGCCCTGGCCGCAGACCGCGGAGAGCACCACGCGCACGGCCTCCGGCTCGGCGGGCGAGACCAGGGGAAGAGCCTCCTGCTCCGCCTCCTTCTCATCGCCGCCGATGAGGCTAACGAGCTGACCCACCAGATCCTCGGGCAGACCCGCGACGGTGTGCCCGTCATGGTCGCCGAATCGGGGCGCCTCCTGGAGAAGCACTGAGGAGGCCGGGGCCTCCGCCTCTCCGCGCTCTCCATGCTCTGCGCTCCCGCCGGCACCGCCCGCGGGCGGGGTCACCGAGGCCTGCTCGGAGTCCCCAGTGGAGACGCCCTGGCTCAGCAGCTCAGCGCGCAGCTCCTCGGACAGGTCGTCGGGCAGGCTCGCGATGGTGCGCCCGTCATGATCCCCGGGCCGGTCCTCAGCGCTGAGCCTCAGGGCCTCGGCCAGGGCGGCCTCGTCCTCCACGCCGGGAGGAGGGGGCGGGGCGATGAGGCCATCGGCCACATCCTGCCCCGGCAGCCCCGCATCCAGGGCGAGCGCCTCCGGGTCGGAGATCATGGGGGCGGCCGCCGGCTCGGGCATGTCGAAACCGGCCTCGACCGTCCGGCCCGCCTCAACGGCATCGTCCGAGAGCGCCTCGGCGTCAGGCGCCTCGACAAGCCCGGCCGGGCCCTGCGGGCCCTCGTCGAGCAGGTCGAGGGCCGGTTGCTCGGGCGACTCGACGAGGAAGTCGGGAAGCGGCACCGAGGGCGCCTCCTCCACGGCCTGCGCCTCGCGGGAGACGGAGTCCTCCACCTCGGCGGGCAGCCGGACCTCCAGCTCCTCGCCCAGGATCGGATCGGCGACCCGGTCGAAGGGCCCGTCCTCCAGCGGCCCGCCGGCCTGCGCGGCAGCGGCGAGCACCGCGGCCTCAGCAGGCGGCTCGACGGCCTCGACCGGCTGGTCGGCGTCCTCAGTGGACGGAGCCTCAGCCTCCACGGCCTCCACGGCCTCCTCAGCCTCGGCGGCGGCGTCCTCGATCAGGGCCCGCTCCAGGGCCTCGTCCGTCGTGACGGCCTCGTCGGCCTCATCGGCCTGCGCGGCCTCGACAAGGCCCTCCTCCAGGAAGTCCGGGTAGAGAGGCGAGACGCTCTCATCCTGCCCCAGAGGGGCCTGCCCGCTCAGGGCGGGGACGTCGTCGAGCTCAGGGGTCGCGGCGGCACTGGAAGGAGCATCATCGGAGGCCTCGGCCTGCGGTGCATCCTGGTCCTGGGGACCCGGCTCAACATCAGCATCATCGGTGGCGGCGTCGGACTCGACGCCGAGATCGGCTACTGGTGCGAGGGCACCTGCTCGATCAGGGTCGTCCTCCTCACCGTCCTCGGTCTTGGAGCGCCCGCCCTTGATGACCAGGCGGCTGGTTCCCACGATGGCGTCGGTGGCCGGGCGCAGGAGGGCCGTCGTCTTCTGAGACGTGTGCGCCACCACGGAGGTGGGGGCGGTGAATGTCGTCTCGAACCAGGTGGTGATGCCGGTGGCGTCGACGGGGTGACCGTCCACCTCCACCTTGGCCTCGCCGCGCAGCGCCATGTGGAAGACGTCGTCGGGCGTGGTCACGGCCAGGAGGAAGTCCGGGATCGCACCCAGACGACCGCCCATGCCCATCACCAGCTCATCGAGGGCGTGGGTCAGGGATCCCTCCTCGCTGCGCAGCAGCCACCACAGGCGCTCCGTGAGGTCCTGGGGGACATCGGGGGGCAGCAGCATCACCGCACGATCGGTGATCACACCGCTCCACGAGCCCTCGGCCCACCAGACAACATTCTTCGAGTTATTGGTCATCTTCCTCTCCTCAACGGACGACACATACTCCGTCACCCAAGTATGCCTGCCTCCCCCGGCCCACGTGACCCTGCTGGCCGGGAGCGAGACGACGAACACCCTCGTCGACCTCGATATGAGTCCCATTGGTCGAGCCAAGATCCGTGACGTAGACCCCATCTGGCGCGGGGAGCACCAGGGCATGGGTCTTGGATACCGAGTCCTCACCCTCCAGCACGGTCACGAGATGAGCCTCGGGGTGGGATTTAATCGCCGTGGGCCTGCGGCCCAGAACCAGCGGGCCCGTGACAGGTATCACTGCGCCCTCGAAGACCAGGGAGCACAGGGCGCGCGAGGTCCGGCGCGAGGAGAGCATGACCGTTCCGGCCATGCGATCGAACCAGGAGCGATGCTCGCCCCCGCTCAGGCTGCGCCACATGAGGACCAGGGCGCCGATGCCCGCCGTCGGCAGAGCCGCCAGCAGGAGGAAGGCCACATAGACCACCGCGGACCATCCCGGGGGGCCTCCGGGGTCGACCACCCGCCGCATGCGCACCCCGCTGACCAGCCCGCCGGGCGAGGCGCCCGTCAGCGCCATCATGAGAGTCATCACAGCGATGAGCAGCGCGCAGGCGCCCAGCGCCCACATGACGCCCCTGCCGATGAGGAGCGTGAAAACTGCAAGAATCAGCAAGAGATCCACCAGCGCGCGGATGCTGCGGCTACCAGTCGTGGCAGGCATAATTGCTACGTGGTGCTCTCGGACTCTCATAGGACAGACATAGTAGGCGTCTAGATGACTAGAGTGCATCGGTGTAGAGGTCTCGGAAGGAGCACAACGTGCAGATCGCGGTCACGCCTGATCCCCAGCGCTGGGTGATCATCCCGCCCTTCCCGCCCCCGGGCTGGGCCAGGGAGGAGGCGCGGCACCGCAGCGCCCACCTGGGTGTGACCGGACCGCAGTGGCGCTCCGAGCTGGAGTCCCTGCTGGGCGAGCTCCAGTCCATGGAGCGCCAGGGGCGCTTCGCCCGGCTCATGCACATCGACGACGTCGCCAACCCGCCCTTCGTGGTGGACCTCAGCCTGGAGATCGCCGGGGATGACGGCTCCAAGGAGGGCCGGCGGGCCACCCAGCGGGCCCTCATCGCCTCCATGCTCCCCACGACCGAGCCGGTGCGCCTGCGCCCCGGCCATGACATGGCCGGCTTCTCCGCCTTCGGCGAGGGCTCGGGTCCCACTCAGGGCGCCGTCGTGCTGCGGCTGGCGGGCCTGCCCACGGTCCCCGTTGACCTGGTCATGCGCCTGTGGGGCGCCGCGGCCCCATCCATCTCCCCCCATCTGGACGATCTGGTCGAGCTGGCCCGCCAGGTCGCGCCGGTCTGACCCGGCCCCCTCCCCAGAGCCTGTCCGGGACGACGACGTCCTGCTAAGCGCGACCGGCCCGGACCGCAGCCCGGATCCCGACCATCCCCCTCACGCCGCCCTAGGCCCCCAGGCCCAGCGACTCGACCTCCTCGGCTGCCGCCAGCCACTGCTCCTCGATCCGGGCGTGCTCGGCCTGAGCGGTGGCCAGCTCGCGGCCCAGCTCGGCGAGCTCGCCCAGGCGCGCGGGATCGGCTGAGACCTCCTCCAGGCGGGCGTGAAGGGCCTCAACCGCCGCGGCGGCCCGATCCAGGCGCCTCTCAATGCGCGCCAGGCCCTTGGTCGCCTCTCGCATCCGCGCCCCGTCGGGACGCGCCGGGGAGGCGGGCCGCGATGCTCCGCGCGCGCCAGAGCCCTGGCCCGACCGCCTCGAGGGCGTCGGGGCCTGGCCGCCCAGCCCCTGGCGGCGCAGCTCCAGGTACTGCTCCACACCGCCGGGCAGGGCCCGCAGGGCCCCGTCCCCCAGCAGGGCCATCTGGTGGTCGGTCACCCGCTCCAGCAGGTAGCGGTCGTGGGAGACCACCACCAGGGTTCCGGGGAAGGAGTCCAGGATGTCCTCCACCGCCGCCAGGGTGTCGGTGTCCAGGTCGTTGGTGGGCTCATCGAGCAGCAGCACATTGGGCTCGGTCATGAGCAGGCGCAGCAGCTGAAGGCGGCGCCTCTCACCGCCGGAGATCTCACCCACGCGGGTCCAGGCCCGCTGACGGGTGAAGCCCAGGCGCTCGACGAGCTGGGCGGCCGTCAGCTCCTTGCCGCCCACCACGACCCGCTCCCCCACCATGGAGACCGCCTCCACCACGCGCAGGTCGGCCAGCTCATCGAGCTCATGGGTGGACTGGGACAGGGTGGCCACCGCCACGGTCTTGCCGCGCACCACGCGGCCAGAGCTCGGCTCCTGGGTGCCGGCCAGCAGGCGCAGCAGGGTGGTCTTGCCCGCGCCGTTGACGCCGACGATGCCCACCCGCTCCCCGGGCGCCAGTCGCCAGGTCACCCGCTCCAGGACCGTGCGCTGCTGGGGGCCCGCGCCGTCCGGGTAGCGCACGGCCACATCCTCCAGGTCGATGACGCGCTTGCCCAGGCGGGCCGTGGCCATGGCCATGAGCTCGACCGTGTCACGCGGCGGGGGGACATCGGCGATGAGGGCCTCGGCGGCCTCGATGCGGAAGCGCGGCTTGGAGGTGCGGGCCGGGGCTCCCCGGCGCAGCCAGGCCAGCTCCTTGCGCAGCAGGTTCTCCCGCTTGGCGGCCGCCGCCGCTGCCTGGCGGGCGCGCTCGGCGCGGGCCAGGACGTAGGCGGCATAGCCGCCGTCGTAGGTCTCGATGCCGCCGGGGACCTGGGCGCGGCCCCCGCCCGGGTCGGCGCCGGGCACGACCTCCCACACATGGGTGCAGATCGCGTCGAGGAACCAGCGGTCGTGGGTGACGGTGACCAGGGCGCCCGCGCGCCTTCCGGCGAAGCGCTCATGGAGGTGGCGGGCCAGCCAGTCCACGCCCTCAACATCCAGATGGTTGGTGGGCTCGTCCAGGATGACGACGTCGGCCGGCGCGGTCAGCACGGAGGCCAGGGCGACGCGCCGGCGCTGGCCACCGGACAGGGTGGCGACATCGGCCCGCAGGTCCAGATCGGCCAGGAGGCCCGCGTGGATATCGCGCACCGCGGCATCCGAGGCCCACTCATGCTCGGGGACCTCGCCGTGAACGGCGCTGCGCACCGTGGTCCCGGCCACGAGGTCATCGCCCTGGCCGAGCATGGCCAGTCTCACCCCGCCGGTGCGCGTGACGCGACCGCCGTCGGGCTCGCGCTGGCCGGACAGGGCGGACAGGAGAGTCGACTTCCCGGCCCCATTGGGTCCCAGGACCCCCACCCTGGTGCCGTCCTCAATGCCCAGGGTCACGCCGTCGAGCAGGATCCGCGAGCCGACGACGAGGCGCAGCCCCTCGACCCCCAGCAGATGCGCCATCAGCCCACCACCCGCGCTCCGGCCACAGGAGCGTCGGCGCGCAGGGCCTCGGCGCACAGCCCACTGGACATCAGGGCCCGGGCCACCCGCTGGGCCCCGGCGGCGTCCGCCACCAGGGCGGCCACGGTGGGCCCCGACCCCGAGACGATCGCCCGCAGGGCACCGGCGGCCTCCGCCACGGCGATGACATCGGCCAGCTCCGGCCGCA
This genomic interval carries:
- a CDS encoding FHA domain-containing protein; this translates as MDLLLILAVFTLLIGRGVMWALGACALLIAVMTLMMALTGASPGGLVSGVRMRRVVDPGGPPGWSAVVYVAFLLLAALPTAGIGALVLMWRSLSGGEHRSWFDRMAGTVMLSSRRTSRALCSLVFEGAVIPVTGPLVLGRRPTAIKSHPEAHLVTVLEGEDSVSKTHALVLPAPDGVYVTDLGSTNGTHIEVDEGVRRLAPGQQGHVGRGRQAYLGDGVCVVR
- a CDS encoding ABC-F family ATP-binding cassette domain-containing protein, with amino-acid sequence MAHLLGVEGLRLVVGSRILLDGVTLGIEDGTRVGVLGPNGAGKSTLLSALSGQREPDGGRVTRTGGVRLAMLGQGDDLVAGTTVRSAVHGEVPEHEWASDAAVRDIHAGLLADLDLRADVATLSGGQRRRVALASVLTAPADVVILDEPTNHLDVEGVDWLARHLHERFAGRRAGALVTVTHDRWFLDAICTHVWEVVPGADPGGGRAQVPGGIETYDGGYAAYVLARAERARQAAAAAAKRENLLRKELAWLRRGAPARTSKPRFRIEAAEALIADVPPPRDTVELMAMATARLGKRVIDLEDVAVRYPDGAGPQQRTVLERVTWRLAPGERVGIVGVNGAGKTTLLRLLAGTQEPSSGRVVRGKTVAVATLSQSTHELDELADLRVVEAVSMVGERVVVGGKELTAAQLVERLGFTRQRAWTRVGEISGGERRRLQLLRLLMTEPNVLLLDEPTNDLDTDTLAAVEDILDSFPGTLVVVSHDRYLLERVTDHQMALLGDGALRALPGGVEQYLELRRQGLGGQAPTPSRRSGQGSGARGASRPASPARPDGARMREATKGLARIERRLDRAAAAVEALHARLEEVSADPARLGELAELGRELATAQAEHARIEEQWLAAAEEVESLGLGA
- a CDS encoding serine/threonine-protein kinase, whose product is MLERHGTPPVIAGFTYLSDLGAGGYSTVYLFEQQMPRREVAVKVMNADVEDRTASRFESEANLMARVSSHPAILSIYGAGVSTDGHPFLVMEYCPPPQLGAILRQGALNVGEALSIAIQIAGAVETAHRAGIVHRDIKPANILFTTYRRPVLSDFGISAMSGPEGSEELRGMSVPWAPPEQLVGMRSANPASDVYSLGATTFAMLTGRSPFEVDGAPDVYELSRRIVKDPLPPLGRQDAPPSLHRVLSVAMDKNPESRYPTALAFARALQQVQAELDLPITTVDLFHEAEATTARPQRPEEEDEATHMGVFSRVEITSDGMAMRVDDSPGPQLPRPIGYDEESEEEAAPARESRWRLVVAIVAGLVLVALVIGAIVVAQQRESAGGNSTFQTIAPPKVSPVEAAVEPPTNLRGEVEEDGSVVFTWDAPSPEWKGSYLYREVVPGEKTDVEPTKTTTASIPARSGRTCLEVSAVRDDGKSSPSVTACIDTP
- a CDS encoding FHA domain-containing protein, which encodes MTNNSKNVVWWAEGSWSGVITDRAVMLLPPDVPQDLTERLWWLLRSEEGSLTHALDELVMGMGGRLGAIPDFLLAVTTPDDVFHMALRGEAKVEVDGHPVDATGITTWFETTFTAPTSVVAHTSQKTTALLRPATDAIVGTSRLVIKGGRSKTEDGEEDDPDRAGALAPVADLGVESDAATDDADVEPGPQDQDAPQAEASDDAPSSAAATPELDDVPALSGQAPLGQDESVSPLYPDFLEEGLVEAAQADEADEAVTTDEALERALIEDAAAEAEEAVEAVEAEAPSTEDADQPVEAVEPPAEAAVLAAAAQAGGPLEDGPFDRVADPILGEELEVRLPAEVEDSVSREAQAVEEAPSVPLPDFLVESPEQPALDLLDEGPQGPAGLVEAPDAEALSDDAVEAGRTVEAGFDMPEPAAAPMISDPEALALDAGLPGQDVADGLIAPPPPPGVEDEAALAEALRLSAEDRPGDHDGRTIASLPDDLSEELRAELLSQGVSTGDSEQASVTPPAGGAGGSAEHGERGEAEAPASSVLLQEAPRFGDHDGHTVAGLPEDLVGQLVSLIGGDEKEAEQEALPLVSPAEPEAVRVVLSAVCGQGHPNPTNYTTCRECGAELNRPAKSVACPPLGRMVTSAGESVALSQPVLVGRGPVADSVSSVADVPVLPLQIPSPNQLVSRNHILIELDAWSVLAQDLGNCNGTILNREGEASVRLAASNPVLLRSGDVLDLGDGQTLTFENLP
- a CDS encoding RDD family protein, whose amino-acid sequence is MTTTHPPSRADRPRSAPQTGGRGAARSARPGARLLAAIIDLILGAILIGLIMAGLLLAKQTLSISATAAVVTVALLRGLMLAVTGWSPGGRLAGVRFVGARNLRPSPLGVFLHGDLTLVVMVPTLGLGGIALLRSVAKDPEGRGWHDRIAGLVAITTRGGSASQSATGPAGATGAPSHKQPSQTRSTTGRAGQAGRAGQTAAGPPAGRSASAQPPAGSPAARRPAASRPEESTVTKETQPAEASATGTRPEWRHRAAGPAAPSDRGPGRAGASPPPSGGRPHAVAPGSAMATPASAPASRAPRTPEDLGRATARPSASASSSPSSDSGALDANPVPSQAMEARHAKDQSGASQSGQAASPAAPSPTPQGPVPQRESLFAAERYSFSGSRRRNADVAHTFDTARILQSTEHSTQALIDSVPWSSVPTSLDSTTMDSLPDQIRSAMQDDSDQGATEQFTLPGDPLPLRSTSADGQPQSIRPMAMPSPTSPSPTSPSPTSPSPTPSGSGSPNLLDPNEVPRTDAASPAAPATPPSPAPRIAPRTAPIPPASVPPAASSGPSSGPSRHAAAGPTDASPASPYGPLSPAATASPAAQGSPSTASDDLATPAQPALISTPLEPSSSAGMAPPSRGTRRGAHAAPQAARPQGSDFSPRPVPEALEPKADSSAPSAPSAPSAPSSSARPAIRRPVPPTMEVPRISRRRQAKSQASAGRPTPPLPGTMPQPPRASASSPPLSVRLIPLLGGDPIVIHEPTVVGRDPDNISSYQGAERVALDDPTRSVSKTHAAIFPLLDGIWVTDLHSTNGTRVEGKDGSATHADPDVAMPAMDGSTVFFGRIGFRVEVI